The Prochlorococcus marinus str. MIT 1214 sequence CAAGGTGAAAGTAAACCGTGTGGTAGATGTGATAGTTGTCGTATTAGAGATAAAGCATTAAAAGAAATAGGTCGAGAAGATCTATGTAGCCAAAATATCTAGTGAATAACATTACGCGACTACTATGTCAGTGGAAATCACCTGAGCTAGTAGCTTATAAATTGATTGAAGAATGGGGAGAGGCAGGATTTATATGGCTTGATGGCGATGGGAGTGATTTAGGGCGATGGGTCACCTTAGGAATTAATCCTCTGGAACAGTTTTGTTCTAGAGAATTAGAAATTTCAAAAAAGGACTCTAATCCTTTTAAAATTTTACGCGAATTACCGCCAGGGCACTGGACTGGTTGGTTGAGTTATGAAGCTGCATCTTGGACAGAGCCACAAAATCCATGGCAAACAAGTTCTATGGCAACTTTATGGATAGCCTCTCATGACCCTATATTAAAATTTGATCTTCAAAATAAAGAGCTATGGCTAGAAGGCAAAGATGAAAAGCGAATCTCAATTATGGAAAATTTTCTAAAAAATACTTTTCATCAAAAACTTTCCAAACCAGACAATGAAGCAGCAAAACAAGCAGAACGCAAACATAGTATTCCCCTAGAATCTTGGGACTGGAGGTTAACAAGTCAAGAATATTCTGAAAGAGTTGATGAAATCAAAGAATGGATTGCGAACGGTGATATTTTTCAGGCTAATCTAACTACCTCATGCCAAGCCCCATTGCCAGAATCCATGCGACCAATAGATGTATATTCAAAACTTAAAAAATGCTCCCCTGCTCCATTTGCTGGAGTAATTATCGGCGATCAGATGGCAAACGGAGAAGCTATTATATCAACTTCACCAGAAAGATTTTTAAAAGCTTTCCCCACTGGAGAGGTCGAAACAAGACCAATCAAGGGAACTAGACCCAGAGATAGAGATCCAGAAAAAGATGCTGATTGGGCAGCAGAGCTTATTTGTAGTCCAAAAGATCATGCTGAGAATGTAATGATTGTAGATCTACTAAGAAATGATCTTGGAAGAGTATGCCAGCCTGGTTCAATCAAAGTCCCTCATCTACTAGTTTTAGAAAGCTATTCACAAGTTCATCATCTCACTTCAGTAGTTAAAGGTAGACTCAATACAAATAAAACTTGGGTTGACTTGCTTGAAGCATGCTGGCCAGGAGGTTCAGTAACAGGAGCACCGAAGCTTAGAGCATGTAAAAGATTGTATGAACTTGAACCAACAGCGAGAGGTCCATATTGTGGATCAATATTAAATATAAATTGGGATGGGGTCCTTGATAGCAATATTTTAATCCGATCTTTAATGATTAAAGAATCCTCTATCAGTGCTCATGCTGGATGTGGAATTGTTGCAGATTCAGATAGTCAAAAGGAAGCTGAGGAAATGAATTGGAAATTGATGCCACTTTTAAACGCATTAACATGACTGAAAATAAGAACGAAAAATTAGGCTGGATTAATGGTCACTGGGGAGTCTTCAAAGATTTAAAAGTGCCAATTAATGATCGAGGTCTCAACTTTGCAGATGGAATCTTTGAAACGATTTTCATTTTGAATGGCGTTCCGCAGCTTCTTAATGAGCATTTAAATAGATGGGAAGAAAGTGCAAGTATTTTAGAAATGAATCCCCCGCCATCAAAAGAATGGTTGATTGCACTCATTGAAGATGGTATTAACCGATCGCAATTAAATAATGTCAATGGAGTAATGCGTATTAATTGGACTAGAGGAGCATCAAAACAACGTGGAATTGATATCAGCAAGACAAGCCATCATAGTTTTTGGTTGGAGATAGATTCTTATCAACCAAATTTTGAATCTATATCTACAAT is a genomic window containing:
- a CDS encoding anthranilate synthase component I family protein, translating into MNNITRLLCQWKSPELVAYKLIEEWGEAGFIWLDGDGSDLGRWVTLGINPLEQFCSRELEISKKDSNPFKILRELPPGHWTGWLSYEAASWTEPQNPWQTSSMATLWIASHDPILKFDLQNKELWLEGKDEKRISIMENFLKNTFHQKLSKPDNEAAKQAERKHSIPLESWDWRLTSQEYSERVDEIKEWIANGDIFQANLTTSCQAPLPESMRPIDVYSKLKKCSPAPFAGVIIGDQMANGEAIISTSPERFLKAFPTGEVETRPIKGTRPRDRDPEKDADWAAELICSPKDHAENVMIVDLLRNDLGRVCQPGSIKVPHLLVLESYSQVHHLTSVVKGRLNTNKTWVDLLEACWPGGSVTGAPKLRACKRLYELEPTARGPYCGSILNINWDGVLDSNILIRSLMIKESSISAHAGCGIVADSDSQKEAEEMNWKLMPLLNALT